The following are from one region of the Pectobacterium actinidiae genome:
- the bhsA gene encoding multiple stress resistance protein BhsA produces the protein MNRIKCILSACVILSISTSAFAAKSVTSDEGLTKIGVVSVRSASTLDDLENKVADKASKAGASAYRIISAHGNNSLHGVAVIYR, from the coding sequence ATGAATCGTATTAAATGTATCCTTTCTGCATGTGTTATTCTTTCTATTTCAACCAGTGCCTTTGCTGCTAAGAGCGTGACCTCGGATGAGGGCTTAACAAAGATTGGCGTTGTTTCAGTGCGTAGCGCTTCTACGCTGGATGATCTGGAGAATAAAGTTGCTGATAAAGCAAGTAAGGCTGGGGCTAGTGCTTACAGAATTATTTCTGCCCACGGGAATAATAGCCTACATGGCGTTGCAGTTATTTATCGATAG
- a CDS encoding heavy metal sensor histidine kinase has product MTKLSISIRLALMFALAAMVIVSGYAVLLHNSLHESLRNQMHKELQFRHSLIAPYLTSLTTPKDWQMIQAKFDNLIQVEGGKAQYWILSEDPRYRIGSPLPSGVNWAQLKSGFTKMPDNEDTRSFYLLITDIPSRDERPALRSAVAIDSTPYLGTLNEFTRVLIIITVLGVLLVAVLGFVIARIGMRPVNYLSRQAHTLAPGDNSRRLDTVALPVELQKLATSFNGVLARQEVAWKQLESFNADVAHELRTPLTNLIGQTQLGLSRKRTSREWEDLLQSNLEELERMTSIVNDMLFLSHAQAGQFAKQLTEVSLREETLKTAEYVEPSFAEKALTLSIDGDVLVQVDRRLFHRSLANLLENSARHAPENSEITVTIEKVGELAHIAVANEGEPIENTHLNRLFERFYRVDASRSRSDMHHGLGLSIVRAIALMHHGDVFAKSKDGINTFGFSLSIAPHEKEQ; this is encoded by the coding sequence ATGACGAAACTCTCTATATCCATCCGCCTAGCGCTGATGTTCGCCTTGGCTGCTATGGTGATCGTTTCCGGCTACGCCGTCCTACTCCACAACTCTTTGCATGAATCGTTGCGTAACCAAATGCATAAAGAGTTGCAATTTCGCCACTCGCTAATCGCCCCCTATTTAACCTCGCTAACCACGCCAAAAGACTGGCAAATGATTCAGGCTAAATTCGACAATCTCATTCAAGTCGAAGGTGGGAAAGCACAATATTGGATCCTCAGTGAGGATCCCCGCTATCGCATAGGTTCCCCACTCCCAAGTGGCGTCAATTGGGCACAATTAAAAAGTGGTTTTACCAAAATGCCCGACAACGAAGATACCCGCTCATTTTACCTATTGATTACCGATATCCCCTCGCGTGATGAACGTCCAGCTCTGCGTTCCGCAGTAGCGATTGATTCCACCCCTTACTTGGGTACGCTAAACGAATTTACTCGGGTGTTAATCATTATTACTGTACTCGGTGTACTGTTAGTTGCGGTGTTGGGTTTCGTTATTGCGCGTATTGGCATGCGGCCAGTTAACTACCTAAGCAGACAAGCACATACCCTTGCCCCTGGAGATAATAGCCGTCGCCTTGATACCGTAGCTCTACCTGTTGAACTGCAAAAACTCGCAACCTCATTTAACGGTGTTCTTGCCCGTCAGGAGGTAGCCTGGAAACAGCTAGAAAGTTTTAACGCTGATGTCGCCCACGAATTACGGACACCACTCACCAATCTTATTGGCCAAACTCAACTTGGACTATCGCGAAAGCGTACCTCCCGCGAGTGGGAGGATTTACTCCAGTCTAACCTCGAAGAACTCGAGCGAATGACCTCGATTGTCAATGACATGCTATTCCTTTCTCATGCTCAGGCGGGCCAGTTTGCTAAGCAATTAACCGAGGTGTCGCTGCGTGAGGAAACGTTAAAAACTGCGGAATACGTGGAACCTTCCTTTGCCGAAAAAGCCCTCACCCTCAGTATTGATGGTGACGTATTGGTTCAGGTCGATCGTAGACTTTTTCATCGTTCTCTTGCTAATTTATTAGAAAATAGCGCACGACACGCTCCTGAAAACAGCGAAATAACAGTAACAATAGAAAAGGTTGGTGAGTTGGCCCATATAGCCGTCGCTAACGAAGGAGAGCCTATTGAAAATACGCATTTGAACCGTCTATTTGAACGTTTTTATCGTGTAGACGCCTCACGTTCCCGCAGTGATATGCATCATGGACTGGGCCTCTCGATCGTCCGCGCTATCGCGTTAATGCACCACGGGGATGTATTTGCTAAAAGTAAGGATGGTATCAATACATTCGGCTTTTCTCTATCCATTGCTCCACACGAAAAAGAGCAGTAA
- a CDS encoding heavy metal response regulator transcription factor — protein MRLLLVEDEEKTSSYIYRALSELGYMVDIAADGIEGLHLAVQYDYDAIILDVMLPGKDGYSVLEGLRLHKQTPVLMLSARGSVDERVKGLRHGADDYLSKPFSLIELVARIQALLRRRVSDGADVTQLHIDDMHLDLLARRVTRAGQRLELTAKEFALLSLLARHQGEILSKMMIAEQVWDMNFDSDANVVEVAVKRLRAKVDTPYTVKLLHTVRGMGYVLENRPTPQADQ, from the coding sequence ATGCGATTACTACTAGTTGAAGATGAGGAGAAAACCTCATCTTATATCTACCGAGCGCTAAGCGAACTAGGCTATATGGTCGATATAGCTGCCGACGGGATAGAAGGCTTACATCTCGCAGTTCAGTACGACTATGACGCCATAATTCTGGACGTTATGCTGCCGGGAAAAGATGGATACTCAGTACTGGAAGGATTACGCCTCCATAAACAAACACCAGTGCTAATGCTATCAGCTCGCGGCTCAGTCGATGAGCGCGTGAAAGGATTACGGCATGGGGCTGACGATTATTTGTCAAAGCCCTTTTCTTTAATTGAGCTTGTCGCTCGGATTCAGGCGCTACTGCGTCGCCGAGTCAGTGACGGTGCAGATGTCACACAGCTACATATTGATGATATGCATCTCGATCTTCTGGCAAGACGCGTAACTCGTGCAGGGCAACGTCTGGAACTGACAGCTAAAGAATTCGCGTTACTGAGCCTGCTAGCACGACATCAAGGCGAGATACTGTCGAAAATGATGATTGCCGAGCAGGTATGGGATATGAATTTCGATAGCGATGCCAATGTGGTAGAGGTGGCTGTCAAGCGACTAAGAGCCAAAGTGGACACCCCCTATACAGTGAAACTGCTCCATACCGTCAGGGGAATGGGCTATGTGTTAGAAAATCGCCCCACGCCTCAAGCTGATCAATGA
- a CDS encoding LysR family transcriptional regulator, which yields MKKGDFSDFAVFIAVAEEGSFTRAAAKLGLSQSALSYTVRMLEQRLDTRLLSRTTRSLSLTDAGERLLHALKPAFEHINHEIAALSSQRGKPAGTIRITTFRHAARTVLLPALTPFLHDYPDIMVEISVNEGLTDIVAGRFDAGIRMGEQVQKDMIAVRISPDIRMAVVGSASYFTARKPPKTPRELSEHRCISYRQSSGGGIYAWEFEKEGDALEVRVNGPLIINDNEMLEDAALSGLGLVYTFESHVIQHITAGRLIRVLEDWCPPVSGYHLYYPSRKQHTPAFALLIDTLRYKG from the coding sequence ATGAAAAAAGGTGATTTTAGTGATTTTGCCGTCTTTATTGCTGTAGCTGAAGAGGGTAGCTTTACGCGAGCAGCTGCAAAACTTGGGCTGTCACAGTCGGCACTGAGCTACACAGTACGCATGCTTGAGCAGCGTCTTGATACACGCCTACTCTCCCGAACCACCCGTAGCTTATCGCTAACGGATGCAGGGGAGCGACTACTCCATGCGTTAAAGCCGGCATTTGAACATATCAACCATGAAATTGCGGCCCTCAGTTCCCAGCGAGGTAAGCCCGCAGGGACTATCCGTATCACCACGTTTCGACATGCCGCCAGAACGGTACTCCTGCCAGCACTGACTCCATTCTTACACGATTACCCAGATATCATGGTCGAGATCAGTGTTAACGAAGGGCTGACTGATATTGTTGCTGGTCGGTTTGACGCCGGTATTCGCATGGGGGAGCAGGTGCAGAAAGATATGATCGCAGTCAGAATAAGTCCCGATATTCGTATGGCTGTGGTTGGTTCTGCCTCCTACTTTACGGCACGAAAGCCCCCCAAAACGCCGCGTGAGTTGAGTGAACACCGTTGCATCAGTTACAGACAGAGTTCAGGTGGCGGTATTTATGCTTGGGAGTTTGAAAAGGAGGGAGATGCGCTGGAGGTTCGTGTTAACGGGCCGTTGATTATCAACGATAACGAAATGTTGGAGGATGCGGCGCTAAGCGGATTGGGCCTGGTTTACACTTTTGAAAGCCATGTTATTCAGCATATTACTGCAGGGCGTTTAATCCGAGTCTTGGAAGATTGGTGTCCACCTGTCTCAGGTTACCATCTTTACTACCCCAGCAGAAAACAACATACACCAGCCTTCGCCCTTCTGATTGACACACTTCGCTACAAAGGCTAG
- a CDS encoding alpha/beta hydrolase, protein MNDKVFNEQRRKFLGTSALVVSGVAMGGSMLMPSLASAASAKSTASASPRATVTVPTVIGYANEKGLTIDRVTYSNRNTQTNIVANLFKPADFDKNKRYAAIVVTHPIGGVKEQTAGLYAQKLAEQGFVTLAYDASYQGESGGEPYLMELPSSRVDDISCSIDFLSTLPYVDADRIGSLGICGGGGYVLNAAQTELRVKAVATVSAADIGDLRRNGLANSRTYEQRMKLLKEASEQRTREARGEPIRLTAAVPESTKDFTDSTPVMYKEGYEYYRTARAQHPNAPARSVFSSLPAQMAYYAFEQLETISPRPALMIAGDKADSLYFSELAYQKTQEPKELFLVPGASHIDMYDKPQYVTPAVTKLTAFYQQYLA, encoded by the coding sequence ATGAACGATAAAGTATTTAACGAGCAAAGACGTAAGTTTCTGGGTACATCCGCGCTGGTAGTCTCTGGCGTTGCAATGGGGGGAAGCATGTTGATGCCTTCTTTAGCCTCAGCTGCATCAGCAAAATCTACGGCCTCAGCTTCCCCACGTGCGACAGTAACAGTGCCTACCGTGATTGGATACGCCAACGAGAAAGGTCTTACCATCGATCGTGTTACTTATTCCAACAGAAATACACAGACAAATATCGTTGCGAATCTATTCAAACCTGCTGATTTTGATAAGAATAAAAGATACGCAGCCATTGTTGTTACTCACCCGATCGGCGGAGTAAAAGAACAAACTGCCGGCCTTTATGCCCAAAAATTGGCCGAACAGGGCTTTGTCACACTCGCGTACGATGCTTCCTATCAGGGAGAGAGCGGTGGTGAACCCTATCTGATGGAATTACCATCCTCCCGTGTGGACGACATCAGTTGTTCCATCGATTTTCTCAGCACCCTTCCCTATGTTGATGCAGATCGTATCGGTTCACTCGGTATATGCGGCGGCGGCGGATATGTATTAAACGCGGCTCAGACTGAGCTACGCGTCAAAGCTGTTGCTACTGTCAGCGCCGCTGACATTGGCGATCTACGGCGAAACGGTCTTGCAAATTCCCGCACCTACGAGCAACGCATGAAACTTCTGAAAGAAGCCTCAGAGCAAAGAACTCGCGAAGCACGGGGAGAACCTATTCGCCTTACCGCAGCAGTGCCGGAATCAACAAAGGATTTCACAGACAGCACGCCTGTTATGTATAAAGAGGGCTATGAGTACTACCGTACAGCGCGGGCCCAACACCCGAATGCGCCCGCTCGTTCCGTATTCTCAAGTCTTCCTGCCCAGATGGCATATTACGCGTTTGAACAACTTGAAACGATTTCACCACGCCCAGCACTGATGATCGCTGGTGACAAAGCAGATAGCCTGTATTTTAGTGAGCTTGCTTATCAGAAAACGCAGGAACCTAAGGAACTCTTCCTCGTTCCGGGTGCAAGCCATATTGATATGTATGATAAACCACAATACGTTACACCAGCTGTCACAAAGTTGACGGCCTTTTACCAACAATATTTAGCGTAG